Below is a window of Falco peregrinus isolate bFalPer1 chromosome 3, bFalPer1.pri, whole genome shotgun sequence DNA.
GGATGCGGGACAGACCCCAGGCAGACCCTGGATAGATCCCAAAAGGATCCCAAACAGACCCTAGATGGATCCCAAAAGTATCCTGCCAGGATCTTCCTGCCAGGGGCTTCAGGCAgttttgaggcttttttctgcttttccacagcttttcctggaTGACACTAAAGTCAAGAACTTCATCACGTGCTTCAAAGGTACCAGCACCCCCagaacccccaccccccccgccccccccctcatCCTTAATTGGGGGGCAGAGCCTTAATCAGGATCTGATCCTTAACTGGGGTCTCATCCTTCATTGGGATCTCATCTCAGTTGTGGTCTCGGGCTTAATTGGGGGGAGGGGCAGCTGCGCACTTGGCAGCAGGGTCAGGGAGGGAGGGTGCCCCCCACACCGGTGCCTTTGCAGGTTGTTATTTGCATATTCATTACCTTATTAATTAAGTAGCTCCTGCTATTAATAGCTTCCGCTTGCGCTTCCCGGCACAGTAATTCCTCCAAGCCGACTGCTcctccctctgccagccccccaAAATAGGGTCCCACTAATGAACAGCCCCCTACCCCGCGGCTAATCACCCCCCTGGGGGTTAACTGCGGGGGCGCAGTGAGCTGACACCTGCCCGCCCGGCAGATGTAGGGTTCCTCACCTTCTTCTTCAAGCGGCTGGAGCCGAACCGGAGCGGGCGTTACGAGGCCGAGTTCCCGTTCCTGTCACTCTGCGGCCGGGAGCGGAACTTCCTCCGGTGTGACGATCGTCCCATCGTCTTCACCCAGCTGCTGCCGGGTGCCGGCGGGCGCCAGCTCCTCTCCTACTGCGGCGGTGGCGAGCGCCTGGCTGTGCCCTTCCAGCCCCAGAGCTTGGTGATGTTGCCGGAAAACGGGCGGCTCTACCATCCGGCACCGGCGCAGGCAGGTGGCGCAGGCTTGGTGCGCTCAGCGCTGGCCTTCGAGTGGAGTCCCGGCTTCGAGTACGGCTGCGGGCAGGCGCAGCCCCCCACTCATTTCACCTGGGAAGGGCAGCGCTACCAGCTCACCCAGGAACTGCTGCCGCTGCTCCGCGCCGGCACaccgggctgtgctggggaagcGCTGGCTGTCCCCATCACCCCACGTCAGGGCTGAGGTGGGGATCCCAAGCCATCCCCATCACCAGTGAGGTGGGGATGGGGTAtggacccccagcacccccacgCCGATGAGAAAACAGGGGGGCAGACCCAGCACCGGCTCACCCATGGCAGGGTGTGCCCTGCCGTGGCGGCCAGAACCCCTGCTAggctctgggggaaaaaaaaaaaaaaaaaaaaaaaaaaagctaaaacctCACGGGCGAGCTGTGCTGTCTCCTCACTGCAGTGCGCCAAACGCCCCCCGGGACTTGGGGTATGGGGGGGCTTTGGGGAACAAAGCACAAGTGCAGAGTTATTGCAGGGTCTGCCCTAAGCAGTGCCATGGTTGCAGTTTCTGTCATAACCCCAACACCTCCCAAGCAACTGCAATTTATTAACCAGACTCCCGGCATTAATTAATCAGCTAAGGATGGCCTAGACACCGGTCTGCCCGTAGTCGGCGTGCTGTCCCAGAGACACGAGGCATGGCCTGAGACACGAGGCCGGCTGGGGCTGATGCTGGTGAACACTGAGACAGTGAAAGGTATTGGAAAAGCACCAGGACAAGGAGGAAACACCAAatctggggaggagggaggggcTGCGGCGCAGCGGTGAGGCCACGGCGCTTCACTGGgtgccatggggcagggggaaggctCCAAGCTTTGCACCAGCTACAAGGCAAAGTAGTCGAGGGCGCTGTGCCGGCAGAGACTGGTGGTCCAGACAGCGCTGGCTCTGCCAGAGTTCACCAGCATCTGGCGCAGCTTGGCGCTCACCGCAGCGAAGCGTTCCTCATCCACCACGTCCTCAAAGAGCCAGCCAGAGgcagagggcagctggggcGGCTCCTGGCTGTAGCAGTCCACGGGGTAAGGGTAGACAACCAGGTGTAAATCTGGCAGAACCACAGTTTTCCCTAACAAGGTCTGGAGTCCCCGCGTGGAAAGGGGGTTGCCAAAAAGTCCCAGGCAGTGGAGACGGGAGCAACGGCAGAGGGCCGGCAGCAGGGCCTCCAGCCGGGCGTCTGTCAGCTGGCACTCCATGAGGTCCAGGTGGAGGAGAGAGGCCGAGGTCtcctccaggagatgctggagaGGTTGGAGAAAGTTCTCGGAGATGTTGTGGCCGCTCAGGTCCAACTTCTTCAGCGCTGGAGCATGAGggctttgggaaaggaaggcGAGGTCGCTGGGAAGG
It encodes the following:
- the C3H8orf82 gene encoding UPF0598 protein C8orf82 homolog, with amino-acid sequence MRLVAALRAGAGYRQGQSPAPRTREYFYYLDHQGQLFLDDTKVKNFITCFKDVGFLTFFFKRLEPNRSGRYEAEFPFLSLCGRERNFLRCDDRPIVFTQLLPGAGGRQLLSYCGGGERLAVPFQPQSLVMLPENGRLYHPAPAQAGGAGLVRSALAFEWSPGFEYGCGQAQPPTHFTWEGQRYQLTQELLPLLRAGTPGCAGEALAVPITPRQG